CTGGCAAAGCCTGGATATCCGATCTCCGGGGCCGGCCCGGAAACTCCGCTGAGGGCGTTCAGCGTGATCGCACCATATACGCCGTTGAACCCGCCCGCAAAATCGTGCGCCACCGCGGTTCCTGTCGAAGTGTCTTCCGTTTCGTTCAAGCGGTAGAACGCAATCGGATTCACCCCCAGGACGGAGTTCCCCACCGCATCCTCAGGGAGAACGACGGTCAACTGGGCCACCACGCTGGTGGAGGAGCCGTTGAAATTCGATACAACGACGTCGTAGTTGCCGGCGTTTCCCGTGGCAACGTTATTGATGAGGAGCGACGGAGTGTTGACTCCCGAAATCGTGCCTGAATTGGCGAGATTGACGCCGCCCTTGCGCCACTGATAGGAAACCGTTCCTTCTCCGACCGCGCTGACGCTGAACGAAGCAGTACGTCCGGCATAGAGCGCGAGGTCTGCCGGATGTTCCTGCACGAGGGGACCGATGGGTGGCAGTGTTCCAAACGGTTGCACGGTGATGGCCCCGGAACCGCCTGGCAGGAATGTGTTCGGATAAGCTGCTGCGAGCGCGGAGTAGAAGTGTGTGCCGGGCGCGAGCGGCGTGCCCTCAATGTTTACGGCTGCGAACGCGCAGTTTTGATGGAGCGCCATCCGGCCTCCGTTGATCAACGTCAGCGTGCCGGCACTGTTCACGTTGTAGCCCGGTTCAAACACAGCAGGACCGTCCACCGCAAATCCGCTGAAGGACGCGTCCAAAATATAGGCCGGATCCACGGTGATGTCGTTCGTCCCGAACGAGCCATTCGTGGCAGCCGTGAGCCAGCCAGCCTTGACGACAATGGTTCCAGTGAAACCGTTCGTTCCATCAACCCGGGAAATAACATTGGTGGGCGATTGCATCAGCACGAGCCGTCCATTTCCAGCCAGCGGGCTGTTGATGCGCGAAACCTGCAACGTGCCGCCGCTGATCGTCGTGACGCCGGTGTAGGTGTTGGTGCCGGAAAGCGAGATGGTTGCCGTTCCGATTTTCGCAAGGGCAAGGTTTCCATTTCCATTCACCAAGTTGCCCATGAATTCGCCGCCGCCCGTATTCCCATTACCAATGGTGAGAGTACTGGCAGTTCCGGCAGCGTTGTTCAGGATGGTTCCGCCGCCACCGCTCAGGCTGCCGACGGATTGGCTGGTGCCGTTCAGGTCCAGCGTGCCCCAACCGCGGTTGTTGTTGCTGTTTTCAATTGTCAACGGCGCGGTTGTCGAACCCAGTGTGCTGCCGCCACCCAGCTGGAGAGTGTCCCGTGCGTTGAGGACCGTGCCTCCCGTGTAAGTGTTGGTGCCCGTCAGCAGAACACGTCCACCCGTTGCCCCGTTTGCTGCCGCGGCGCCAATGCGGAGAGCTCCCGGGCCGCTGATATCTGCTGCAATCGTCAGGGGGGCGTTGGCCTGCGGATCAAGCTGGCCGCCATTCGCGGTGAGATTAATGTACCCGTCGACCACTTGAAGAGTTCCGTTCCACATTCCGATCGTTCCGCCGTCGAGCGTCAGCCCGGTTTCAGCGCTGGATCCGAAGGTGTACGTGCTGCCGCCGCCCGCCGTTCCCTTCAACGCAAGCAAGCCGCTGAACCCGTCGCCGATGATCGTCAACGAGCGACCCTGGAACGTGTAGGAGTTGTTGTCCTGCGGCGTTCGGAGCAGAAGATTCTGGACCACATAATCGTTCGCAGGATTCGGCGCAGCATCCGAATCCCAGTGTCCCTTAAGGTTGAAACTCGTGGTGCCCCCCGCATCGTTGTTGGTGAGACTGATGGATGCAGCGGAGGCATTACTGACAAAACCCGCACCGATGAGGCCGACCGCAAATGAGATTATTCGATTTCGATTCACAACTTAAACTGGATTGGACGCCGGTCAGGCGTTGCAGACAAACATGAGCAGATACAAACCGGGTGGACGGCTCATAAAAACGATAGAATCGTGGACCCGCATCCATTTGTGCTCAAAGGATAATAATGTACCTTTTATGGCACTTTTGTAACAAACCGTTACTGTTTGAGCGTTGCTTGATGGAAAAAAAACTGAAATGCACACTGCGGCGCCGCAGCACTGAATCAGAAATAGAATGATACCGATCAAGATGAACTCGCAGCCTGAGGGTTGGCCGCAGAAGCTGTTGAGCCGTCATCCGATTCACGAGGTGTATGTGTGCGATCGCCAGCTCCATCCGCCGCCCTTCAGCCACGTTGTCACCTTCCCTCGCCTGGAAATCCCGCTTTCAGGGTGTTACGAAAACCAGATGGAGTTAAACGGCCACGTGGAGACCACTGTGTTGCGCCCGGGCAGCGCACTCTTTGCGGCACCCAACTGCTGGAACCTTCCGACGTGGGAACGCAAGGGGGAAGTCCTTTCGCTCCTGTTCGGAAAGAAACAATTGGGAGTCAGCATCGTCACGGCCAAGGGGGCGGGGACGCCGCAGCTGCTGGCGCACAAGTTCGCGGTCCCCGCGCCAGTGAATGGGCCAATTCCTTACATCGTGGAGGCCATGCTTGAACTGCAGGCCTCGCGGGAGCCGGCCGATGCTTTCCCGGAGCTGGCCCGCGCACTGGTCCGATGCGTGGAACGGCTGGTGTGCGAGCAACCCGCGCCGGCAACCGACAATCGAGGTCAGGGCCTGTTCGAGCGCATCTGCGTCTACCTCCAAAGTAATTACCAGAACGACATCACACGGGATTCCGTCGCGCACCAGTTCGGGGTCAGCCCGAACCACCTGTCACGCATCTTCCATCGGCATGGCCACATGACCTTCATCGATTACCTCACGCATGTGCGCATCGCGCGGGGCAAGTTCCTGCTGTGCCACTACAACTTGAAGCTTGAAGATGTCGCCTTGCGCAGCGGTTTTCGCGACGGGCCGTACTTCTGCCGCGTGTTCAAGCGCATCACGCACAACACTCCTGTTGAGTATCGTGCCCGGATGCTCGATGCGGCATCAAAGCAAGGCAACGGCAGCACGCCGCCCTGACGCGAACTGCGTTTCAAAAACCGCCCGCTGCTCCGCGGCGCGCCTATGCATCACGCGAACAACGACAATGGCCTCGAACGCGCCGCGCCATTGACATTTGAAAAATTTCCAGCCTTTTAATCGCAGTCACCTGATGCTGTCCGCGCGCCGCATTCGAGTTTTGGTCATGTGCCGCTTTGGTTTTCCACTGCTGCTGGCCACGCTGGCGCTTCTCTCGAACGGCTGCTCGCGACGCGAATCACGCGCTGAATCTGGCATCGCCGAACAGGTGCTCCACGCCGGGAACGGCACAGACCCGCAAGATCTCGACCCGCATCTGACCACCGGCGAACCAGAGCACAAGATCCTGATGGCGCTCTTTGAAGGTTTGGTTTCGGAGGCGCCCGACGACCTGCGTCCGCTGCCTGGAGTTGCAGAACGATGGGATGTGTCGCCCGACGGCCTGATCTACACGTTCCACTTGCGGCGCAACGCTCGCTGGTCGAACGGCGATACCGTGACAGCCCATGATTTTACAGGGTCGTTGGAGCGCATGCTGCAACCGGAACTCGCGGCAAAATATGCCAACATGCTGTTCCCGCTCAAGAACGCCGAGGCTTTCAACCTGGGCAAAATAAAGGACTTCAGCCAGGTCGGCGCCCGTGCCCTGGATGACTTTACCCTGGAACTCACCCTGCACAGCCCAGCCCCCTATTTCCTCTCCCTGATCATGCATAATTCCTGGTTCCCGGTGCATCTCCCAACGATTCGGCGACATGGAAGCATCGTGGACCGTGCGAATCGCTGGACACTGCCGGAAAACTTCGTCGGAAATGGGGCGTTCCGATTGAAGGAGTGGAAGATCAACAGTCATGTGCTGGTGGAACGCTCGACCAATTATTGGGACGCCGCGAATGTGAAGCTGCGTCAGATTTATTTTTATCCGACAGAAAACCAGGATGCGGAAGAGCGGGCGTTTCGCGCGGGGATGCTGCATCTCACAAAGGATGTTCCGCAGACGAAGATTGAGGTCTATCGTGAAAATCGGCCGGAAGTTTTCCGCGCAGAACCGATCCTTTCCACATACTTCTACCGCTTGAACACGACACGGCCCCCGTTGAACGACAAACGCGTGCGGAAAGCCCTGGCCCTCGCCATTGACCGCGACCTGATCGTGCGCCGTGTCACGCGGGGCGGACAGGTGCCCGCGTTTCACTTCACGCCACCTGGCATCCTGGGTTACCAGCCGCGGGCCCGGCTCTCGGGAACCCTTAACGATGCGCGGCGCCTGCTCGCCGAGGCTGGTTTTCCCGACGGAAAGGGTTTCCGCCCCATCACGATCCTCATCAACACTCACGAAGGGCATAAGGCGGTGGCAGAGGCGATACAGCAGATGTGGAAACAGAACCTCGGGATTTCGGTCAATCTTCGAAATGAGGAATGGAAAGTCTTTCTGACCACGACTGAGAAACTTGACTACGACGTTGCCCGCGCAGGCTGGGGAGGAGATTATCCCGATCCGAACACCTTTCTGGAACTGGTGGTCACCGACGGTGGGAACAATGAAACCGGATGGTCCAATGCCGGGTATGATCGGTTGATCGCTGAAGCTGCGAAAACCGCGGATCCAGTGCAGCGATTCGAAATATTCCAACAGGCTGAAGCGATATTCCTGGATGAGCTACCGTTCATTCCGCTGTACTTCTACACGCGGCCCACGCTGATCCACCCGGCGGTCCGCAACTTTTTTCCGACAGTCCTGGACATGCACCCGTGGAAACACGTTTACCTGGAGGCTCCGGCGCGATGATCCAGTTTGTGTTCAGGCGGCTGCTTCAGGCAATTCCAGTTTTGTTCATCATTGCGACAGCGACGTTCTTCATGCTGCGCCTAGCGCCCGGGGGTCCGTTCGACGAGGACAAGAAGGTGCCCGAGGAAATCGTACGCAAGCTGGAGGCGCACTACGGACTCGATAAACCGCTGTGGCAACAATACGTGCTCCAGATGAAGAACCTGCTGCGCGGCGACCTTGGGCCATCGTTCAAGTATCCCAAGCGCACGGTCAACGAACTGATTGCGGAAGCATTTCCCGTCTCGCTTCAGTTGGGAGCCTTCGCATTGGGGGTTGCGCTCACACTGGGGATTCTCTCGGGACTGATCGCGTCACTGCGGCCGAACACGGCAAGCGATTACATTCCGATGGCAATTGCGATGATAGGGATCTGCGTGCCGACCTTCGTCACCGGGCCTCTCTTGAGCAACTACTTTGGGCTGAAACTGGGGTGGTTCAACCCAGGCGGATGGTTTTTTCCCGAGGATCGCGTGTTGCCGTCGCTTACGCTTGGTTTTTATTACGCAGCCTACGTCTCTCGTTTGACTCGCGGCGGCATGCTGGAGATTCTCAACCAGGATTTCATCCGCACCGCGCGGGCCAAGGGCGCGACGGCCTCGCGCATCCTGTTCAAGCACACGTTGAAGGGCGGCCTTCTCCCCGTGATTTCATTCCTCGGACCCGCGGTAGCCGGGCTGCTCACCGGGTCCTTCGTTGTTGAAAGCATTTTCAACATTCCCGGCCTCGGCCGCTTTTTCGTGCTCTCCGCTTTCAACCGGGATTACACAATGGTCCTCGGAACCGTTCTCTTCTATGCGACGCTCATTCTGCTCCTGAACCTGATTGTTGATGTCGTATTGGTGTGGCTGAATCCGAAACTGAAATTTGAATAAGCATGCCCGCCGCTGAGATTCCCAACCTTGCTCCGAGGGAAGCGCCTGCCGCGGAGCAGGGTTCGTCATTATGGCTCGACGCCTGGCATCGGCTCGCGCGCAATCGGATCGCGGTCGCCAGCGCCGTGTTCCTGATCATCCTCAGCATTGCGTGTTTCATCGGACCGATCGTCGTTTCCACAACCTACTACGGCCAAAACCTTGAACTCGGAGCGACCCCGCCCAGTGCCAGTCATTGGCTCGGAACCGACAAACTCGGGCGGGATCAGTTCGCGCGGCTGTTGATCGGCGGACGCGTCTCTCTGATGGTCGGACTGTGTGCCACGTTCGTATCGCTCACGATTGGTGTATTCTGGGGCGCGATTGCGGGGTTTGTCGGAGGCAAGCTCGATGCCGTGATGATGCGCGTCGTTGATATTCTCTATTCCCTGCCGTTCACCATCTTCGTGATTCTGCTGATGGTTTTTTTCCGCGACCTCGAGGCTGAATTCCGATGGCTCGACCGCCTGGGAATTCCGTTCAACCTGCTTCTTTTGTTTGGAGCCATTGGCGCGGTGGAATGGCTGACGATGGCGCGCATTGTTCGCGGCCAGGTCATGTCGCTCCGCAAGCAGGAATTCATTGAGGCGGCGCAAGCCCTTGGACTGCGTCCGGGACGAATCATCTTCCGCCATATGATCCCGAACATCCTTGGCCCCATCATTGTTTACACCACCCTCACCATTCCAGCCGTGATGCTGCTCGAGGCTTTTCTAAGCTTTCTTGGGCTGGGCGTGCAACCGCCCATGAGCTCATGGGGTTTGCTCATCAAGGAAGGCGCGGAAGTCATGGAGGAATACCCCTGGCTGCTGCTGTATCCGGGCGTCGCCCTTGCGATGACGCTGTTCGCGCTGAACTTCCTGGGGGATGGCTTGCGCGACGCATTGGATGTGCGGGCTTCCAAGGATTGAATTGATGCTGCTCGAAGTATCCCATCTCAGAACGAGCTTTCACCTCCGCAACGGAGTGGTGCGGGCTGTGAATGACGTCTCGTTCTCTCTAGAGAAAGGAGAGACCCTTGGCATTGTAGGTGAATCGGGCTCAGGCAAATCCGTCACCTGTTATTCACTCATGCGATTGATCCCGCAACCTCCGGGCAGAATCGAAGGCGGCCGCGCGATGTTCGACGGAGTTGACCTTCTGAGCTGCCCGGAACGCGTGCTGCGGACGATCCGCGGCAAGCGGATCTCGATGATTTTTCAGGATCCCATGACGTCCCTGAACCCCTATTTGCGCATTGAGGATCAGTTGATTGAGCCGCTGCTGATTCACGAAGGCCTGAGCCGGCGCGAGGCATTGAAGCGGGCGGCGCAGGCGCTCTCGGAAGTGGGAGTTCCGGATGCCGGACGGCGGCTTCGGAGTTACCCGCACGAATTTTCCGGCGGCATGCGGCAGCGGGTAATGATTGCCATGGCGCTGATCACGCAGCCGGAACTGTTGATCGCTGATGAACCAACAACGGCCCTGGACGTTACAGTGCAGGCGCAGATTCTGGAACTGGTTCGCCGTTTTCAGCAGGAGCGAGGCATGGCTGTGATCTGGATTACTCATGATCTCGGAGTGGTCGCGGGGTTCTGCCAGCGTGTGATGGTGATGTATGCGGGGCGTGTTGTGGAAACGGCACCGACGCAGGAGCTTTACTCGCATCCGGCGCATCCCTATACCCGCGCGCTTCAACGCTCAATTCCGGCGCTTCAGAAGAAAGGCGAAGAGCTGTTCACAATTCCCGGGCTGCCGCCTGACTTATCCCGGGAGAACCGCGGCTGCCCGTTCGTGCCGCGCTGCTCCTTTGCACAACCCGCTTGTGAATCGCCCGTGACATTGGAACCCGTTCGCGCGCGGCAGAGTTCCGCATGCGTGCGCGTACAACGCAACGAAATCCAACTGGGATGAACACACCCCTGCTTCAGCTTGAGAATGTCAAAACGCACTTCGCCGTCGAACGCGGCCTGATATTTCGCCGCAAACTTGGCGTGGTGCGGGCAGTGGACGGCGTTTCATTGACCCTGCAGCAGGGGGAAATTCTGGGGCTCGTCGGGGAGTCGGGGTGCGGTAAATCCACCCTTGGCAGAACCATCCTGCAACTGGTTCCAGCCACTGAAGGCGCAGTCATTCTTGCGGGGCGAAACCTGACCGCGCTGCGGGGAAACGCTTTGCGGGCGACACGCGCCGACTTCCAGATGATCTTCCAGGATCCTTACGCCTCGTTGAATCCGCGCATGACGGTGTCCGATCTTCTCGGGGAAGCGCTCCGTTCGCATCGGCGCGTTTCTGGAACCGACCTGCCGCGGAAAGTTCGCGAACTCATGGACAAGGTCGGTTTGTCGCCGCGCGGCGCGGGAAAGTATCCGCACGAATTCTCCGGCGGCCAGCGGCAACGCATAGCCATCGCGCGCGCACTCGCAGTCGAACCGAAACTGATCGTGGCTGATGAACCGGTCTCCGCCCTCGATGTCTCCATCCAGGCGCAGATCATCAACCTGTTGGGGAAACTTTCCCGCGAGATGCAGCTCACCCTCATTTTCATTTCCCATGACCTGTCCGTCGTGAAGCACATCTCGCATCGCATTGCCGTGATGTATCTCGGGCGAATCGTGGAGCTGGGACCCGCAATGCAGGTGATGGAACGGCCGCTGCATCCTTACACAAAATCGCTGGTCAGCGCCGTTCCCGTGCCAGATCCCGAGCGTGAACGGGAACGTCAGCGGATCATTCTTTCAGGCGACCCGCCTTCACCAATGAATCCGCCCGCAGGGTGTCCGTTTCATCCGCGATGCGCGTTTGCGGTGAATGATTGCTCGAAGGTGGTGCCGAAGCTGGAGGCGTTCGATGAGAACCAGGAAGCCGCGTGCATTCGCATGCGGGAAATCAATGGAAGTGTTCCCGTGGCTTAGAACGAGGTGAGAGAGCGTCGTTGTGGCGTGCTGCTCAAACCGTAGCTTGTTCAGCGGTGGGATTGGGAGTGATGTGCGTGATCTTTACAGGAGTTGGCAAGGTCGCGACATCCTGGAGATCGATCTGGATGACCAAGCGATACTTTGGCCGCTGCGCACGCGAACGACGGAGTTGCATCAAATAAAGGGCAGAGGGCTTGGGGCTGGAATGGGGGCGGCTGAGCTCCGAGAAGCCCCGCAGCTCCTGCAGCAGTTTCAGCATGTTCATCCGGGTAGCCATCGCAAAATTCCAGTTCCGGCAACTGCAGTTCAAATGCCGCCGTTCGATTCCGCATCGGCCGCGGTCGGCAGCGCGTCGTTGCCTTTCGCGCCACGGAATTACATCGGCGCGTGTGGTTGCTGCTGAAGCCGCACTTCTCGGTTTGCGCTTTTTTTTCACACCACCTTTTGCAAAGCTGCCGCCGCTGATGACATCAATCCGCCTTTTCATTGCGCTCTGTTGCCTTCTTTCGGCTCTGACAGTCAGGGGAGCATCCGCCGAACTTGCCGAGGACCAGGTGGAGATTGTTTCCGGGGATGCCATGTTCGACCTGACCCGCCGCATCGCCGTGGTGACAAATTCCGTGGTGATCCGATCGCAGGGCGCCGTGCTCACCGCGGAGCGGGTGGTCTTGAACGAGCGGACGGGCGATGTATCCGCCACAGGAAAAGTGCGGATCCAGCAGGACGCCATGATCTGGACCGGCGATCACATCGAATACAATTTCAAAACTCGCCAGATGATGACAGAGCGGTTCCGGGCTGGACGCTCGCCGGTATTCGCGCGCGGCCAGGGATTGCAGGCAGATCTCACCAACCAGGTCTACACAGCCACCAATGCCTTGATCACCGCCGATGACGTCTGGGAACCGGCCATTGGCATTCGCGCCAGCCACATCCGCATTGTTCCCGGAAAACGGATCGAAGCCACCCATGCGACCCTGTACGCGGGAGGGGTTCCGATTTTCTACTTTCCGTTCTACGTTCGAAGTCTTGGTCCCGACGCGAACAACCTGAATGTCACACCCGGCTATCGAAGCCGCTTTGGACCTTACCTGCTGGGCACCTACACGTGGATCGCGAACGAACATCTCGACGGCGAATTCCATCTCGATTACCGCCAAAAGCGCGGAGTCGGAGTCGGGCCTGACGTGAATGTCCATCTCGGACGATGGGGCGATGCAGCGCTGCGTTATTATTATACCCGCGACGACGATCCGCGCACCAACGGCCTGCTTGCGCCTGTGCGCGACAACCGTCAGCGCTTCGACTTCTCCTATCAGGCGAACCCCTTCACCAACTTCAATGTGAAGTCGATGGTGCGTTACCAGAACGATCCCGGTGTCATTCGCGACTTTTTCGAAAGTGATTATCGCGACAATCCTCAGCCGAACACGTTTGTGGAGGTGAACCGCTTCTGGCAGAACTTCAGCCTTGATGTGCTGGCACAGCCGCGCATCAACACGTTCTATGAAACGGTCGAGCGCCTGCCTGACGTCCGGCTCAGTGGGTTTCGCCAGCAACTCGGCGCCACGCCAA
The nucleotide sequence above comes from Verrucomicrobiia bacterium. Encoded proteins:
- a CDS encoding AraC family transcriptional regulator; protein product: MIPIKMNSQPEGWPQKLLSRHPIHEVYVCDRQLHPPPFSHVVTFPRLEIPLSGCYENQMELNGHVETTVLRPGSALFAAPNCWNLPTWERKGEVLSLLFGKKQLGVSIVTAKGAGTPQLLAHKFAVPAPVNGPIPYIVEAMLELQASREPADAFPELARALVRCVERLVCEQPAPATDNRGQGLFERICVYLQSNYQNDITRDSVAHQFGVSPNHLSRIFHRHGHMTFIDYLTHVRIARGKFLLCHYNLKLEDVALRSGFRDGPYFCRVFKRITHNTPVEYRARMLDAASKQGNGSTPP
- a CDS encoding peptide ABC transporter substrate-binding protein encodes the protein MLSARRIRVLVMCRFGFPLLLATLALLSNGCSRRESRAESGIAEQVLHAGNGTDPQDLDPHLTTGEPEHKILMALFEGLVSEAPDDLRPLPGVAERWDVSPDGLIYTFHLRRNARWSNGDTVTAHDFTGSLERMLQPELAAKYANMLFPLKNAEAFNLGKIKDFSQVGARALDDFTLELTLHSPAPYFLSLIMHNSWFPVHLPTIRRHGSIVDRANRWTLPENFVGNGAFRLKEWKINSHVLVERSTNYWDAANVKLRQIYFYPTENQDAEERAFRAGMLHLTKDVPQTKIEVYRENRPEVFRAEPILSTYFYRLNTTRPPLNDKRVRKALALAIDRDLIVRRVTRGGQVPAFHFTPPGILGYQPRARLSGTLNDARRLLAEAGFPDGKGFRPITILINTHEGHKAVAEAIQQMWKQNLGISVNLRNEEWKVFLTTTEKLDYDVARAGWGGDYPDPNTFLELVVTDGGNNETGWSNAGYDRLIAEAAKTADPVQRFEIFQQAEAIFLDELPFIPLYFYTRPTLIHPAVRNFFPTVLDMHPWKHVYLEAPAR
- a CDS encoding ABC transporter permease subunit, translated to MIQFVFRRLLQAIPVLFIIATATFFMLRLAPGGPFDEDKKVPEEIVRKLEAHYGLDKPLWQQYVLQMKNLLRGDLGPSFKYPKRTVNELIAEAFPVSLQLGAFALGVALTLGILSGLIASLRPNTASDYIPMAIAMIGICVPTFVTGPLLSNYFGLKLGWFNPGGWFFPEDRVLPSLTLGFYYAAYVSRLTRGGMLEILNQDFIRTARAKGATASRILFKHTLKGGLLPVISFLGPAVAGLLTGSFVVESIFNIPGLGRFFVLSAFNRDYTMVLGTVLFYATLILLLNLIVDVVLVWLNPKLKFE
- a CDS encoding ABC transporter permease subunit, giving the protein MPAAEIPNLAPREAPAAEQGSSLWLDAWHRLARNRIAVASAVFLIILSIACFIGPIVVSTTYYGQNLELGATPPSASHWLGTDKLGRDQFARLLIGGRVSLMVGLCATFVSLTIGVFWGAIAGFVGGKLDAVMMRVVDILYSLPFTIFVILLMVFFRDLEAEFRWLDRLGIPFNLLLLFGAIGAVEWLTMARIVRGQVMSLRKQEFIEAAQALGLRPGRIIFRHMIPNILGPIIVYTTLTIPAVMLLEAFLSFLGLGVQPPMSSWGLLIKEGAEVMEEYPWLLLYPGVALAMTLFALNFLGDGLRDALDVRASKD
- a CDS encoding ABC transporter ATP-binding protein, with translation MACATHWMCGLPRIELMLLEVSHLRTSFHLRNGVVRAVNDVSFSLEKGETLGIVGESGSGKSVTCYSLMRLIPQPPGRIEGGRAMFDGVDLLSCPERVLRTIRGKRISMIFQDPMTSLNPYLRIEDQLIEPLLIHEGLSRREALKRAAQALSEVGVPDAGRRLRSYPHEFSGGMRQRVMIAMALITQPELLIADEPTTALDVTVQAQILELVRRFQQERGMAVIWITHDLGVVAGFCQRVMVMYAGRVVETAPTQELYSHPAHPYTRALQRSIPALQKKGEELFTIPGLPPDLSRENRGCPFVPRCSFAQPACESPVTLEPVRARQSSACVRVQRNEIQLG
- a CDS encoding oligopeptide/dipeptide ABC transporter ATP-binding protein encodes the protein MNTPLLQLENVKTHFAVERGLIFRRKLGVVRAVDGVSLTLQQGEILGLVGESGCGKSTLGRTILQLVPATEGAVILAGRNLTALRGNALRATRADFQMIFQDPYASLNPRMTVSDLLGEALRSHRRVSGTDLPRKVRELMDKVGLSPRGAGKYPHEFSGGQRQRIAIARALAVEPKLIVADEPVSALDVSIQAQIINLLGKLSREMQLTLIFISHDLSVVKHISHRIAVMYLGRIVELGPAMQVMERPLHPYTKSLVSAVPVPDPERERERQRIILSGDPPSPMNPPAGCPFHPRCAFAVNDCSKVVPKLEAFDENQEAACIRMREINGSVPVA